The proteins below are encoded in one region of Actinomycetes bacterium:
- a CDS encoding xanthine dehydrogenase family protein subunit M codes for MIPAPFDYEVAESADHAVALLGQHGEDAKLLAGGHSLLPLMRLRLAAPSVLVDIGRLRDLSYVREDGDKLAIGALTTHEDVHFNELVERHCPILGHTAGEIGDPQVRHRGTIGGSVAHADPASDIPAVLLALDAELVVHGPAGDRTVAAGDFFTSIFESDLGPQDLLTEIRVPKLAGAGWSYQKFNPRAQDWAIVGVAAVAALGNGGPGRTAVALTNMGETPLRARSVEEAVASGADPATAAEQALEGTNPPNDALASAEYRRHLAKVLTRRALEEAASR; via the coding sequence GTGATCCCGGCCCCGTTCGACTACGAGGTGGCCGAGTCGGCCGACCACGCGGTCGCGCTCCTCGGCCAGCACGGCGAGGACGCCAAGCTGCTCGCTGGCGGGCACTCGCTGCTGCCGCTGATGCGGCTGCGGCTGGCCGCGCCGTCGGTGCTGGTCGACATCGGCCGGCTGCGCGACCTCTCCTACGTCCGCGAGGACGGCGACAAGCTCGCCATCGGCGCCCTCACCACCCACGAGGACGTCCACTTCAACGAGCTGGTCGAGCGGCACTGCCCGATCCTCGGCCACACCGCCGGCGAGATCGGCGACCCGCAGGTCCGCCACCGCGGGACGATCGGCGGGTCGGTGGCCCACGCCGACCCCGCCTCCGACATCCCGGCGGTGCTGCTCGCGCTCGACGCCGAGCTGGTCGTGCACGGGCCGGCCGGGGACCGCACGGTGGCTGCGGGCGACTTCTTCACCAGCATCTTCGAGAGCGACCTCGGCCCGCAGGACCTCCTCACCGAGATCCGCGTGCCCAAGCTCGCGGGCGCGGGCTGGTCATACCAGAAGTTCAACCCGCGCGCCCAGGACTGGGCGATCGTCGGCGTCGCCGCGGTGGCGGCTCTCGGGAACGGCGGCCCGGGCCGGACCGCCGTCGCACTGACCAACATGGGGGAGACGCCGCTGCGGGCCCGTTCGGTGGAGGAGGCGGTGGCCTCGGGCGCCGACCCGGCGACCGCCGCCGAACAGGCCCTGGAGGGGACCAACCCGCCCAACGACGCGCTGGCCAGCGCGGAGTACCGCAGGCACCTGGCCAAGGTGCTGACCCGCCGCGCGCTCGAGGAGGCGGCATCGCGCTGA